Proteins encoded together in one Kitasatospora albolonga window:
- a CDS encoding NADPH:quinone reductase, which translates to MLSVVMEEFGGPEVLRARQVEDPVPGPGQVLVDVAYASVTFVETQVRSGNGPFSRPTLPRVPGNGVGGRVAAVGPGVDPSLAGTVVVTTTGGAGGYAERALARADEVVPVPPGLGIQDAVALLADGRTALLLFRQAEVRPGEKVLVEAAAGGVGSLLVQLAVQAGARVIGAARGAHKAELVTSLGASYVDYSEERWLRRVRDAAGGALDVVFDGVGGAIGTEAAGALGPGGRLSLYGMASGADAELDEDDLAARQIRTLGLFAAPGPAETHAYIGEALRLAADGVLRPVVGQVFPLASAAEAHAAIEARATVGKTLLAVGDPDSGR; encoded by the coding sequence ATGCTGTCCGTGGTGATGGAGGAGTTCGGCGGACCGGAGGTCCTGCGGGCTCGGCAGGTGGAGGACCCGGTCCCGGGGCCCGGTCAGGTGCTCGTCGACGTGGCGTACGCGAGCGTCACCTTCGTCGAGACGCAGGTCCGCTCGGGCAACGGCCCCTTCAGCCGCCCCACGCTCCCCCGCGTGCCGGGCAACGGCGTGGGCGGCCGGGTCGCCGCCGTGGGCCCGGGCGTGGACCCCTCCCTGGCCGGTACGGTCGTGGTCACCACGACCGGCGGTGCGGGCGGCTATGCCGAACGGGCCCTCGCCCGGGCCGACGAGGTGGTGCCGGTACCGCCCGGCCTCGGCATCCAGGACGCGGTCGCGCTGCTGGCCGACGGCCGTACGGCCCTGCTGCTGTTCCGGCAGGCGGAGGTCCGGCCGGGCGAGAAGGTCCTGGTGGAGGCCGCCGCCGGGGGTGTCGGCAGCCTCCTGGTGCAGCTCGCCGTCCAGGCCGGCGCCCGCGTCATCGGGGCCGCGCGCGGTGCGCACAAGGCCGAGCTGGTCACCTCGCTCGGCGCCTCCTATGTCGACTACTCCGAGGAGCGGTGGCTCCGCCGGGTCCGGGACGCGGCCGGTGGCGCCCTCGATGTCGTCTTCGACGGCGTGGGCGGAGCCATCGGCACCGAGGCGGCGGGCGCCCTGGGCCCCGGTGGACGCCTCAGCCTCTACGGCATGGCGAGCGGCGCGGACGCCGAGCTCGACGAGGACGACCTCGCCGCCCGGCAGATCCGTACCCTCGGGCTCTTCGCGGCGCCGGGCCCCGCCGAGACCCACGCCTACATCGGTGAGGCGCTGCGGCTCGCGGCGGACGGCGTCCTGCGGCCGGTCGTCGGCCAGGTCTTCCCGCTCGCCTCGGCCGCCGAGGCGCACGCCGCCATCGAGGCGCGGGCCACGGTGGGCAAGACCCTGCTCGCCGTCGGCGATCCGGACTCCGGCCGATGA